The Muribaculum intestinale genome includes the window AGAACCAGACTGTGTCGGCATCGTTCTCGACAAAGATGGGTAAATGGGTGAAGTTCAACGCAAAAGTGAATTATCTTCACAAGACCAGTGACAATACGCCCGTTACAGGATATTCCACATCGTCGCCTACATATTATATTGTGTGGGGACTGACATCCAACTCGATGAGATTGTATAAAGACGAGTATTTCAGCGGGCGTGTCAACTCGGCCAATTACAACGGAGGCTGCAAGGATGGGCTTGGTATGGTCAATTCGCTGGGAAACTCTCAGCCGGGCAACCCATATCATCAGCTTTACGAGGCGACCAATTCCATCAACAAAAGCCGTGTATACGGCGCAATGAACCTTACAATTATCATTCCCGGTAAAAGGCCTGACTCTTGATTTGCGTGGCGGTACAGACATATCAGCCGACTTCCGTCAGCAGCAGAAACCGTTTTATACTCCCGGGTATAAATCGGGATTCTACCGCGAACAGAACAATCGAGATGAAGAGACAAATATTGATTTTCTGCTCAAATATGTCAACAACCGCATGGTTGGCACGCGCCTTGCATTCAACGCCGCATTCGGCGGAAATAACATGAGCCGCAGTGTATACCGTTCGCAGATTACTCTCGACAAACTTGGAGAGCCGGGGGTGTATAATTCAAGCAATACTCCCACAGGCGAGACATCGCGTCCTTACCAATGGCGTAGCAAAAAGGTTGTCAATAGCTTCTATGGATTTATATCAGCGTCGTGGGACGATACTTACTTTCTCGATCTTACGGCCCGCAACGACTGGTCGTCGACGCTCGGGAGAGGTAACTGGTCGTTTTTCTACCCGAGTGTCAGCGCAAGCGTATTGCTTGACAAGACACTAAATCTACAGGATGTAGCTCCGCAAGTCAACATGCTCAAACTGCGAGCATCATGGGCTAACGTAGGCAATGATACTTCGCCATACTCCCTTACCGACGCATACACGGCTTCTTCCACCTATCCCGGGGGCTATACTTATCCTACCAACTGCTCCAATTACTATATCAAGCCTGAGAATGTGGAAAGCTGGGAGGGCGGTATCGAGACAATGTTTTTCATGAATCGTTTCGGATTTGATGTCGCGTTCTATAATTCTTCAACAACAAATCAGATTGTCAATGCTGTGACCGACCTTATGACAGGAGCGTCAAGCAAGAAAATCAATGCCGGAGAGATACGTAACCGTGGTATCGAAATCGCTCTCCATGCAGTGCCGGTGCGCAGCCGCGATTTTACATGGAGCATCGATATAAACTGGAGCCGCAACTGGAACAAACTTGTAAGTCTTGAAGATGGTTGGGACATACGCACGCCGTATGAACAGACAAAGAATCTCATAGGCAACTATGGCAGAATACTGTCGTACATCGGGGAGGAAATGAACATAATATACGGACGCGGCTACGAACGCGCTCCGGAAGGCGCTACATACGTCGATGCTGACGGCAACACTGTAAACTGCGCCGGCATGAAGATTATCACCGAAAGTACCGGTTATCCAGTAATGACAACTGACAACATACGTCTTGGCAAAGTAAATCCGACATGGCGCGGCGGACTCGGTACCACACTGCGCTACCGCGACTGTACCCTAGGGCTTAACTTCACGGCTCAGATGGGTGGGCATGCCTATTCATTTACCAACGCCATACTTGCCTACCAGGGCAAACTTGAAAATTCTCTTCCGGGGCGTAACGACGGTCTTGTGGTCGAGGGAGTCAACGTAAGCACCGATGCCGAAGGCAACACGGTGTACAAACTCAACCGTACGCCTACCGAACAGATCAACAAATATTATACTACATATTTTGCCCGTGATAATGCCGAGGAGAATGTGTTTAAAACCGACTTTCTCAAACTGAAGGAGATGCGCCTTGATTATACCTTGCCGCGCAAGGTGTGTCGCAAACTTAAGGTGCTGCAGGGAGCTGCTATAGGCGCATATGCTACCAATGTGTTTTGTATAAGCGACTTTCCGCAGTTTGACCCGGAAGCCGGCAATATAGTCGGAACCAACATTTACAGCGGCATAGAAATCGGAGCTATGCCGATGACCCGTACTTACGGATTTAATCTCAAACTTTCATTCTAATCCCGTATTGTCAATCATGAAGATACTATCAGGAATACTATATTGTGGGCTGGCCATGCTTGTGGCGTCGATTGCAGGATGCACCCACGGCTTCGAGGAGATTAATACAGACCCCAACAAAATGCAGGTTGGCGACCTTCAGCCTTACGGCATGTTTGAGCCGTTACTTTATGGAATGGCCAATCAGCAGACCTACTATGCCTACTACTGGACCGACGAACTTGCTCAGTTTACGGTATCGTCGCTGACGGCTCAAGAGCGCCACCGATATAAAATTACCGATATACAATGGGGCTCGCTTTGGAACAATTATGCCGGCAAAGGTCTTAATGCCACTCATATGTATGAACTCGGAGTGAAATTTGGCGACAAGGGCTGCCAGGCCGTGGCCCTCACTCTGAAAGTGTACGCGCTAAGCAATCTTACCGACCTGTTCGGCGATATACCATACAGCGAGGCATACCGACAGCGCGAGGGCATCGACCGACCGCGCTTTGACACTCAGAAAGAGGTGTACGAGCAGATGTTTGCCGAGCTTGAGACTGCCAATGAACTCTATGCGCAACAACCTACATTTGAGCGTGCCTCTCTCGACATAATGTATGGAGGCGATATGAAGCTGTGGCGGAAATTCAATAATTCGCTATATCTGCGTCTGCTCTGCCGTGTGAGCGGGCGCCCGGAGATGAAGGCGGGAGAAAAGATTGCAGCTATGCTCAAGGACTCTTCAAAATACCCTCTGATTGCATCAAACACTGAGAATGCCACTATTCACAACACCGGAGTAGACCCGTACTTTGGCCGATTTCGACCGGCCGATATGACTAAGATGAATTTTACAAGCAGCGCATACAAGATAGCAAAACAGTTTATTGCAATGACTACTATAGCCGATGGCGCAGATTCAGAGCAGGATCCGCGGCTTACTACATGGGCCGAGCGCGACGGTGACGACTGGAAAGGTGCGACTGCCGGCTGTGAACTTGCCGACCAACAAGTAGATGTAAAAGACTGCGCATTGCTCAACTATAAAGTACTTGTACGTGACGATGCCCCTAACTTTTTGATGGACTACAGCGAGATTCGGTTCATTATGGCTGAGGCGGCCCTTAAAGGATGGATTGACGGAGGCGAAGCCCAGGCACGAGTATATTATGAGTCGGCCGTAAAAGCGTCGTGTCAGAAATGGGCCGAACTCGAGCGGTATTCAGATGTCAAGGCGCCAATAGACGATAATGCAATAGCAAAACTGCTGGCAGGAAGACTGGCCGGATGGGACAGCCATACCGACAAGGAACGTCTGATTGCCGAACAGAAGTATCTGTCGCTGTTTTGGGTAGGGCTGGAAGCATATCATGAGTTGCGACGCACGTCATGGCCCGAACTCACGATAGGCCGAGGGGCCTTGTACAACGACTGGCATCTGCCTCAGCGTATGGGCTACCCATCGGAATCGGTGGGTTCTAATCCCGACAACGTAAACGCCGCGCTCAGCAACATGGGAGGCGTAAACAATATGCTCACCCCGGTATGGTGGAGCTACAAGGCAATCAACGGCACCTTCCGAGAGGTGCGGCCCGACAATGCCATAAATTAATCATGCCATAATATATCAACCTATATATCTACATGAACACGAGAAATTTCATACGACATATATATATTGCCGTGATTCTGTCAGGTATCTGCATTACCTCATGTGACAGTGATGATGCCATATCCGCCGACAGCCTTTATTACAATATCGAGTTGTCGTCCGACTATCTTATTCCGTCTAAAGGTATCGATCCGACATCTTATGGAAATGGTAAGAAAGTAATAATCCGTGCCAACGGTCACTGGACAATCGAGCCGGTAGGCGACGATACGGGATGGATGAAGATATATCCCATGGAGGGTGATGATGACGGATGGCTGCGCCTGTATGCCGACGAAAACACTCGCGCCTCGGAGCGTACGGCAGAATACATGATAAGTGTCAACGGCATCCCACAGGAAGAGACTTTGACTATAACCCAGGCTCCGGCACAGCCGTTTCTTAATATCAGTACATCTGCGCTGACATTCAAACGAATAGGCGGTGAACTTAGTGTGATAGTCGACACTAATGTCGACTGGGAATACAACATTGATGGCGAAGATGCTTCGCGGTTTGTGGCTACCTCATCCGACATGGCTTCATTGACAGTCAAGGCTATAGGTGTAAATGAGACCGGTGCCGACATATCGGCCGCATTGATTTTGCGCGGTACTGGTGACAACAGCTCTGTGAACCGGGTCATATCCCTTACTCAGTTGTATGCCACATTCTTCGACGATTTCAGCTGGCTGAAAAGCGAAGCCGGGGTACTTGGATGGAAAATTGCAACAGGAAAGAAGGAGGTGCGCATAGACCAGTGGAGCGCCGAAGAGAAAGGTCATGGCTGGACATCGCTGTCGACATGGCTCTACTCGCGCACCGGTTTCATAAAGTTTGGCAAGGGTGGCTACGGAGGGGATGTTGCGTCGCCGTACATATCTGAAATCAGCGGGTCGGCCGATGTCACTATTTCATGGAACGCCCTCGGATATGTCACAGCCAAAAACGTGCACGATGATATTGACTATTATTTTGTAGGAATACTTGGCCCTGGCAATATCACAGGCACCAGCTCAAACGGGACTTCAGGCGCCACGTTTATCTACAAAGATAGCGACGGAGAGTCAGTCATGCTCAATGCGGTCCGGTTTGAACTTGGTGCCGGCGCATGGTTTGACCCTGTAAACGATCCTACCGGAACGGAAGTGTGGACCTCTGCCACCTCGCTGTTTTCAATCAATGTAGAAGGCTTTACCTCTGAGTCACGGGTAGTATTCGTAACCGGTACGGGTTCTGTCGACAACGCATATCAAAACAGTAATTCCAAGAACTCACGCCTCTTTGTCGACAATTTTAAAATTGTTGAAAACTGACGGCAGACTCTATTTTTATCCAATAACAAATGCCCGGCTGATTTCAGCCGGGCATTTGTTATTGGATACTTTATGTCATACAAACAGAACCATCACATCCATGAGTTTCCGTAACTCGTTCAATGCTTTGCCGATGTGGTACTGGACTGTGCGCGGACTTATGTCGAGATGTCGGGCTATCTCTGCATATGTCATTTCGTCGTATCGGCTCATCATGAATATGCGCTTGCGTAATTCCGGCATGCGTTCGATGGCAATGTCAATCATTTCTACCAGTTCTGTGGTAGTTACTTTCATCGAGCTGTCGGGAGCATGCTGAGGCTCTTTTTCCATCTGTTGCCGGGCATAGCCACGCTCGACTTTGCGGTGGCGGAACAGTGTGAGAATCTCGTTCCGTGTCATTCGGAACAGATATGCCTTCAGCGAGCATATGTTTGTCAGCAGCTCACGCCGCTCCCACAGACGGGAGAATACATTCTGGGTGATATCTTCGGCTTCTTTTTCATTTCCTGAAAAATGCAATGCTAAGTCGTAGACTCTTGCAGAATAGCGTATATAGAGAAGGCCGAGCGCACCGGAATCGCCCTTATGCACTCGCTCAAGCAATTGGACGTCGGAGGATTCTTTCGGATTTTCCTGCATTTTTATGCCGTTTCTTATTATTCAAAGATACGTAAATTATATCTGTCACACAAGTGAATCGGAGGTTATTTTATACAGCTCTATGTAATTTATTCATGAAAAATATGGAATATGCTTTCAATCTTCATGAATTAAAACCGAAGTATTTGCCTGTTATTTGAGAAAAGATGGTAAATTTGTTGTTTGAATATTAATAAACTGCTTTTCGCATGGCAAACAACGGCAAAGTACGGCCCAAAAAGGCTTTGGGACAGCACTTCCTTACCGACGAGAGTGTGTCGAGGCGTATCGCCGACACCCTGTCGGGGTATGTAGGCACTCCGGTCATAGAAGTAGGGCCGGGCATGGGTATGCTCACCAAGTATCTGATTGCCGACGGCCATGATGTGACGGTTGTCGAAATCGACGGCGAGAGCATAGATTACCTGCGCGAGAACTTTCCTCAGTTGCAGGGCGAACGCATAATCGACGGCGATTTCCTGCAGATGGATCTGGCTGACAAAATGGGGTATAAGCCTTTCTGTGTTATTGGCAATTATCCCTATAATATATCGTCGCAGATATTCTTCAAGGTGCTTGACTACAAGGATATGATACCCTGCTGTAGCGGTATGCTTCAGCGAGAGGTGGCCGAGCGTCTTGCAGCGGCCCCGGGTACTAAAGCGCGCGGCATACTGAGTGTGTTGCTCCAGGCGTGGTACGATGTGAAGTATCTGTTTACTGTTGACGAGCATGTGTTTAACCCCCCGCCAAAGGTAAAGTCGGGTGTGATAATAATGACACGCAACGATGTGACCGATCTCGGCTGCGACGAGCGTCTGTTTCGCACTATCGTCAAGACCACATTCGGCCAGCGCCGCAAGACTCTGCGCAACTCCATACGCGGCCTGTTGCCAGCGGGAGCGCCTCTGCCAGAATCTCCGCTTTGGGCAAAACGTCCCGAGCAATTGTCGGTGGCCGATTTTGTCGAGTTGACCAATCTTGCATCCGGTGTAAGAAGCGCTGTATCCGGCTCTATAAACGAACTTTGATGAAAGAACATTCTTCCGAATATCTGGACAGCCTTAAGGCTATAATAGAGCGGCACGACGAGGAGGAGGCACGCAAGGCAATAGCCGACCTCCATCCGGCCGATATCGCCGAGCTGTATCAGGACCTTGACCTTGAAGAGGCGGAATTCCTCTATCGGCTGCTCGACGACGAGACTGCGGCCGATGTGCTGATGGAGCTTGACGAGGATGACCGTCACAAACTGCTTAGCGCGATGTCGACCGAAGATATCGCCCGGCAGGTAGTGCACCTCGACACTGACGATGCCGTCGACATCATACAGGAACTCGACGAGGAGGACCGCGACGAGATTCTGGCCCATATAGACGACGTGGAGCAGGCCGGCGACATCATTGACCTGCTTAAATATGACGAGGACACCGCCGGCGGCCTTATGGGCACCGAGATGATTGTGGTCAACGAGAACTGGTCGATGCCCCAATGCATCCAGGAGATGCGTCGTCAGGCCGAGAATCTCGACGACATATATTATGTGTACGTTGTCGACAATGATTACCGTCTGCTCGGAGTGCTCCCTCTGAAAAAGATGCTTACCCATCCGTCAGTAAGCAAGATAAAGCATGTGATGGAGACCGACCCTGTGGCAGTTAAGACCGATACTCCGATTGACGACCTGACCCTCGACTTCGAGAAGTATGACCTCGTGGCCATGCCTGTGGTGGATTCGATAGGGCGTCTGGTAGGGCAGATTACCGTCGACGATGTTATGGATGAGGCGCGCGAGCAGAGCGAGCGTGACTATCAGCTGGCATCGGGTCTGTCGGGCGACGTGGAGAGCGACGACACTCTGTTTACCCAGACCAAGGCGCGCCTGCCGTGGCTTCTCATCGGCATATTGGGTGGTATAGGCAACTCGCTGATTCTCGGTAATTTTGAAGGCGCGTTTGCGGTCAATCCGGCCATGGCCCTGTTTATCCCCCTTATAGGCGGTACAGGCGGAAATGTGGGTATACAGTCGTCGGCTATCATCGTACAGGGCCTTGCCAATGGCTCTCTCGATGTGAAATCGTCGGCTAAACAGATATTCAAGGAGTTGGGCGTAGGCCTTCTCAATGCCAGCATCATATCGCTGCTGGTATTTGTCTACAATGTATTTGCGCTTGGTCCTACGCAAGTGACTACCATAGCGGTGTCGCTGTCGCTCTTTGCAGTAGTGGTGTTCGCCTCCGTATTCGGCACATTCGTGCCTCTGACCCTCGAGAAATTCAAAATAGATCCGGCCCTTGCGACAGGCCCGTTCATCTCCATCACCAACGATATTATAGGCATGGTAATCTATATGCTTATCTCCTCGTCGCTCCTGGCGGCTTTCGGCACGGTGGCATGAGCAAAATGCCGGACATGAATGTTTTACTATCAATCACCCTCTAAATCAATATTCAACAATATAAAATTATGGAAAAAATCGAACCCGGAAAATATGTTGAGATGGTATACGACCTCTCTGTAGTAACACCCGACGGTGAAGAACTGGTACATAAGGTAGAGCCCGACAGCCCCGAGCGCATAGTGTTTGGAGTTACTAAGGGTGTAATCGTTCCCCTTGAAAAGGCAATCGAAGGTCTTAAGAAAGGTGATGCATTTGATGTTAAGGTTAGCGCGGCCGAAGGCTTCGGCCCTCACGACCCCGAGCAGGTGGCTCATCTCGACAAGTCGATTTTCGAAGTCGAGGGAAAATTTGATGATGAATACGTGACCGTAGGCAACTATATTCCGATGATGACAGCCGAGGGATACCGTATCAACGGAAAGGTGCTTGAAATCACAGACAAAGAGGTGGTGATGGACTTCAACCATCCCCTTGCCGGCAAGGACGTGCGCTTCCGTGGCACTATCGCCGAGGTGCGCGAGGCCACTCCTGAAGAACTGCATCCGGCTCATGGCGGTTGCGGCGGTTGCTCGGGATGCGGCTCCGATGAAGACGGCGAGTGCGGCTGCAACGACGGCAGTTGCGGTGGTTGCCACTGATTATCCTATATTAATCACGGTCGAGGCCGACAAGCGCGATAGATACAAAGTATCGGCCTTGTTGGCCTTGGCTGCATTTACAACATTTCGGTAAATAAATCACGACAGTTACTTATCATGAAACCTAAACTTGTCATATCCACCGGTGCCGGCATGAGCGCCGAGAGTGGAATCTCCACGTTCCGTGATGCAGGCGGCCTTTGGGAGAAATATCCCGTGATGCAGGTGGCAAGTGCCGACGGCTATGCCGCAAATCCTGCGCTCGTACATGAATTTTACAATCAGCGGCGCCACGATCTGCTGAAAGCCGAGCCCAATGCCGGTCATCTCGGGCTGGTTGATCTCGAACAGTGGTACGATGTATACGTCATTACTCAGAATGTCGATGACCTCCATGAGCGTGCCGGCAGCAAGAATGTGCTTCATCTTCATGGCGAGCTTATGAAAGTGCGTGCCATTGATGATGAGACAAAGGTGTACACTCTTCATCCAGGGGCGCTCGACACTACTCCCGATACCGTAATCGACGGACACCGTGTGCGGCCTCATATCGTGTTTTTCCAGGAAGCCGTGCCCAATATAGAGCCGGCCATACAGCTTGTGAGCGAGGCCGATGTGTTTGTCGTAATAGGCACATCGCTCAATGTATATCCTGCTGCAGGTCTGCTCCATTATGTGCGTCCCGGCACTCCGGTATACTATATCGACCCGCATCCGGCATCGGTGCCGGCTGGTGTTACCGTTCTACCCCTTCCGGCCACACAAGGCGTAGCGCGTCTCGCCGCCATGCTGAATCCCGTACGCTAATCTGAATCCCCTTCTTGTCACATCGGCTCTGATTCCCCCTTTGCATGCATCGGTTTGCATGGAGTTGAGTGGCTGAAAATGAAAAAAACGAACTCAGATTTTATTCTGAATTCGCTTTTGGTGTGGTATGCCGCCAAATTATCGAACTTCCTGAGAGGATTCGATGAGTTTTGTGACCTCGGATTTTAATAAAGGCAAATGGTTGATTACAATTGCCCATATTAAGTCTTCTCTTAAGCTGTCGTATCCGTGGATGAGATAATTGCGTGTGTTGACAATTCTTCGGGCAGATGTGATTTGGATATTTGGAGATATTTTCAAGATGCGGTTCATCGCTTCTCCAATTATTGCAATTTCCCATTGCACGGCGCTGCGGAAACAGGTGTCCTCACAGAATGTCTTAAACTCTTTTGGTCGTGATGAGCAGAATAATTCAATGTTCTCCACTGATTTAAGTATATCATTCAGCGATTTGAGAATTTGCTCATCCATATATCAGGTGTTTTGTGTTGTCAAGTTCTTTGCGGAAATATTTGTTTTTGATAGCTGTTTCATCAACCAAGTCGACCTTTCTCCCGAGTAGTAATTGGAGATCTTCGACGAAATCAAAAAAAGTTACAAACAAATCCTGAATTTGGTCGTAGTGAAAAATGACAGAGAAATCAACGTCGCTGTCATCATTGAAGCGCGGAGTTAGTATAGAGCCGAACACCCACAGTTTGGCCACCTTGTATTTTTTACACAAAGCTATAATCTTGTCTATGTTCATCTCTATAAGTTTCATCGACGCAAATATAATTATTTACAATTATATAACAAAAAGGCGAATCGAAATTTCGATTCGCCTTTGGTGGAGTATAGCGGACTCGAACCGCTCACCTCGACACTGCCAGTGTCGCGCTCTAGCCAGATGAGCTAATACCCCGATGCGCTTTTGCGATGCAAAGTTAATATAATATTTTATTATTTGCAAGACAATGCGCTATTTTTTTGTGATTATCGTTGAAATGAGAAATCTTTAGACAAGCATCTTGGATGCAATCTTGAATTCTGTCCGGGATTGTGCATGTCCTCAGATGGAATGTCAGGGTATGGTGACGGAAAAATGAGGGTTTGGAGTATGCTGCGCACGTATTATATCTGTCATGCGCGCTACGATGTCGGGGTGCTGTGCCGCCACGTCATTATCCTCATGTATATCAGTAGCAAGGTCATAGAGATAAGGTTCACCCTTCTTTACAACCATCTTCCAGTTGCCCATACGGAGGCCTATCTGGTCGGTCTCGTCAAATTCCCAGTACAGGAATTCATGAGCTTGCTGCCCTTCGGTTCCCATCAGTGTAGGGGCGAAGGATATGCCGTCGAAGTAATCGGTGCTCTTCTCTTTGTTTGCATATTTTCCGGCATAATTGTCTACGCCGATGAGGTCGCAAAATGTAGGCATTATATCATAGAACGCACATTGATGGTCGGTAACGCTTCCTGACTGAATCTTCCCGGGCCAACGCGCGATGAAGGGCACACGTATGCCACCTTCGTAACATTGGCGCTTGAGTCCGCGCAACTGTCCGTCGCGCCCGAAGAATTCAGGATCCGCACCACCCTCCTCATGGGGGCCGTTATCGCTGGTGAATATTACCAGGGTGTTGTCGTCCAGTCCCTTCTCTTTAAGTTTTGCAAGTACTTCGCCTACGTAATGGTCGAGGCGCGTAATCATTCCTGCAAACTGTGCGTGGGTATGTACCGACGGATTGTATCGGGAGCCTTCCTGACCTCCCCAGGTCTTGTCTTCGAAGAACCGTCGGTGATAGTCGAGGAGTATGGAGTCGCGGGGCTGTGCCAGTTCGGCATGCGGTAGTGTATATGTAAGAATGCCGAAGAATGGTCGGCCCTCTTCCTGACGGTCAAGCCAGTCCATCGCCTCTTGGTGTATCATATCGGCCGAGTATTGTGTACGCTTGAAATAATCATCGCCATACATGGGGTAGGGGATGTTGTCCTCCATCGTTACGCGCACCACTGTTGTGTCACCCTTGGCCGGATTGTAGCGGTTGAGGAAGTTAGGATAGTACAGATGGGCCTGGAACTGGCATATGTAGCCGTAGAATTCGTCTATCCCCCTTTTGTCGGGAGTCGACACCGAGCCTTCGTATCCTCCGGCCCACTTGCCGAACATGCCGGTAGTGTAGCCGTTATCTTTCATTATTTCAGGGAGGATGATATGTCCGGGGTCATATGGGTGCTGTCCTACTACGGTGTATTCATCGTTGTCGCCATATTTCATCATAGGCACATCGCGCCAATATTCCTTATTGCCCCTTACCTCACAGTGTCCCGAGTGTTGTCCGGTCATAAACGAAGCGCGCGATGGAGCGCTGACCGGGCTTCCCGCATAAGCCTGTGTAAAGCGCATGCCTTCGGATGCCATATTGTCGATATGCGGAGTACTGATGTATTTCTGGCCATAGCAACCCAAATCACCATACCCCATGTCGTCACACATTATATATATGATATTGGGTTTGGCGGCAGTCGTCGTTTCGCTTTTCTGCGCCCATCCCGGTATGGCTGTAACACACAGTCCCATCAAGACTGTGCTTTCTAATGACGAAAAAATTTTCATAATGGCAAATTTACAGTTTTTTTCCTGAATTTGCACGTACGGCGCTAAAATCGTAACTTTACATAACAAACAGATGAAAATTAAATGGCTAAAAAGATAGTGGAAACGCCGCTTATGAGGCAGTATGTAGAGATGAAGGGCAAGCATCCCGATGCCATACTGCTTTTCCGTGTCGGCGACTTCTATGAGACATTTTCCGACGATGCAATCGTTGCATCCGAGATTCTTGGTATTACGCTGACGCGACGAGCCAACGGTA containing:
- a CDS encoding BACON domain-containing protein, with the translated sequence MNTRNFIRHIYIAVILSGICITSCDSDDAISADSLYYNIELSSDYLIPSKGIDPTSYGNGKKVIIRANGHWTIEPVGDDTGWMKIYPMEGDDDGWLRLYADENTRASERTAEYMISVNGIPQEETLTITQAPAQPFLNISTSALTFKRIGGELSVIVDTNVDWEYNIDGEDASRFVATSSDMASLTVKAIGVNETGADISAALILRGTGDNSSVNRVISLTQLYATFFDDFSWLKSEAGVLGWKIATGKKEVRIDQWSAEEKGHGWTSLSTWLYSRTGFIKFGKGGYGGDVASPYISEISGSADVTISWNALGYVTAKNVHDDIDYYFVGILGPGNITGTSSNGTSGATFIYKDSDGESVMLNAVRFELGAGAWFDPVNDPTGTEVWTSATSLFSINVEGFTSESRVVFVTGTGSVDNAYQNSNSKNSRLFVDNFKIVEN
- a CDS encoding SusD/RagB family nutrient-binding outer membrane lipoprotein translates to MKILSGILYCGLAMLVASIAGCTHGFEEINTDPNKMQVGDLQPYGMFEPLLYGMANQQTYYAYYWTDELAQFTVSSLTAQERHRYKITDIQWGSLWNNYAGKGLNATHMYELGVKFGDKGCQAVALTLKVYALSNLTDLFGDIPYSEAYRQREGIDRPRFDTQKEVYEQMFAELETANELYAQQPTFERASLDIMYGGDMKLWRKFNNSLYLRLLCRVSGRPEMKAGEKIAAMLKDSSKYPLIASNTENATIHNTGVDPYFGRFRPADMTKMNFTSSAYKIAKQFIAMTTIADGADSEQDPRLTTWAERDGDDWKGATAGCELADQQVDVKDCALLNYKVLVRDDAPNFLMDYSEIRFIMAEAALKGWIDGGEAQARVYYESAVKASCQKWAELERYSDVKAPIDDNAIAKLLAGRLAGWDSHTDKERLIAEQKYLSLFWVGLEAYHELRRTSWPELTIGRGALYNDWHLPQRMGYPSESVGSNPDNVNAALSNMGGVNNMLTPVWWSYKAINGTFREVRPDNAIN
- a CDS encoding SIR2 family NAD-dependent protein deacylase → MKPKLVISTGAGMSAESGISTFRDAGGLWEKYPVMQVASADGYAANPALVHEFYNQRRHDLLKAEPNAGHLGLVDLEQWYDVYVITQNVDDLHERAGSKNVLHLHGELMKVRAIDDETKVYTLHPGALDTTPDTVIDGHRVRPHIVFFQEAVPNIEPAIQLVSEADVFVVIGTSLNVYPAAGLLHYVRPGTPVYYIDPHPASVPAGVTVLPLPATQGVARLAAMLNPVR
- a CDS encoding DUF86 domain-containing protein; this translates as MDEQILKSLNDILKSVENIELFCSSRPKEFKTFCEDTCFRSAVQWEIAIIGEAMNRILKISPNIQITSARRIVNTRNYLIHGYDSLREDLIWAIVINHLPLLKSEVTKLIESSQEVR
- a CDS encoding TonB-dependent receptor codes for the protein MRGGTDISADFRQQQKPFYTPGYKSGFYREQNNRDEETNIDFLLKYVNNRMVGTRLAFNAAFGGNNMSRSVYRSQITLDKLGEPGVYNSSNTPTGETSRPYQWRSKKVVNSFYGFISASWDDTYFLDLTARNDWSSTLGRGNWSFFYPSVSASVLLDKTLNLQDVAPQVNMLKLRASWANVGNDTSPYSLTDAYTASSTYPGGYTYPTNCSNYYIKPENVESWEGGIETMFFMNRFGFDVAFYNSSTTNQIVNAVTDLMTGASSKKINAGEIRNRGIEIALHAVPVRSRDFTWSIDINWSRNWNKLVSLEDGWDIRTPYEQTKNLIGNYGRILSYIGEEMNIIYGRGYERAPEGATYVDADGNTVNCAGMKIITESTGYPVMTTDNIRLGKVNPTWRGGLGTTLRYRDCTLGLNFTAQMGGHAYSFTNAILAYQGKLENSLPGRNDGLVVEGVNVSTDAEGNTVYKLNRTPTEQINKYYTTYFARDNAEENVFKTDFLKLKEMRLDYTLPRKVCRKLKVLQGAAIGAYATNVFCISDFPQFDPEAGNIVGTNIYSGIEIGAMPMTRTYGFNLKLSF
- a CDS encoding RNA polymerase sigma-70 factor translates to MQENPKESSDVQLLERVHKGDSGALGLLYIRYSARVYDLALHFSGNEKEAEDITQNVFSRLWERRELLTNICSLKAYLFRMTRNEILTLFRHRKVERGYARQQMEKEPQHAPDSSMKVTTTELVEMIDIAIERMPELRKRIFMMSRYDEMTYAEIARHLDISPRTVQYHIGKALNELRKLMDVMVLFV
- the rsmA gene encoding 16S rRNA (adenine(1518)-N(6)/adenine(1519)-N(6))-dimethyltransferase RsmA, with the protein product MANNGKVRPKKALGQHFLTDESVSRRIADTLSGYVGTPVIEVGPGMGMLTKYLIADGHDVTVVEIDGESIDYLRENFPQLQGERIIDGDFLQMDLADKMGYKPFCVIGNYPYNISSQIFFKVLDYKDMIPCCSGMLQREVAERLAAAPGTKARGILSVLLQAWYDVKYLFTVDEHVFNPPPKVKSGVIIMTRNDVTDLGCDERLFRTIVKTTFGQRRKTLRNSIRGLLPAGAPLPESPLWAKRPEQLSVADFVELTNLASGVRSAVSGSINEL
- the mgtE gene encoding magnesium transporter, with protein sequence MKEHSSEYLDSLKAIIERHDEEEARKAIADLHPADIAELYQDLDLEEAEFLYRLLDDETAADVLMELDEDDRHKLLSAMSTEDIARQVVHLDTDDAVDIIQELDEEDRDEILAHIDDVEQAGDIIDLLKYDEDTAGGLMGTEMIVVNENWSMPQCIQEMRRQAENLDDIYYVYVVDNDYRLLGVLPLKKMLTHPSVSKIKHVMETDPVAVKTDTPIDDLTLDFEKYDLVAMPVVDSIGRLVGQITVDDVMDEAREQSERDYQLASGLSGDVESDDTLFTQTKARLPWLLIGILGGIGNSLILGNFEGAFAVNPAMALFIPLIGGTGGNVGIQSSAIIVQGLANGSLDVKSSAKQIFKELGVGLLNASIISLLVFVYNVFALGPTQVTTIAVSLSLFAVVVFASVFGTFVPLTLEKFKIDPALATGPFISITNDIIGMVIYMLISSSLLAAFGTVA
- a CDS encoding peptidylprolyl isomerase, with protein sequence MEKIEPGKYVEMVYDLSVVTPDGEELVHKVEPDSPERIVFGVTKGVIVPLEKAIEGLKKGDAFDVKVSAAEGFGPHDPEQVAHLDKSIFEVEGKFDDEYVTVGNYIPMMTAEGYRINGKVLEITDKEVVMDFNHPLAGKDVRFRGTIAEVREATPEELHPAHGGCGGCSGCGSDEDGECGCNDGSCGGCH